The following proteins come from a genomic window of Alosa sapidissima isolate fAloSap1 chromosome 22, fAloSap1.pri, whole genome shotgun sequence:
- the mrps33 gene encoding 28S ribosomal protein S33, mitochondrial — protein sequence MAGLSNYAVRMARLSARIFGDVVRPTDSKSMKVVQLFKEPPMAQKKEVYDWYPQHKIYYAMTQKLRYMGLFRDEHEDFKEEMRRLRKLRGKGKPRKGEGKRATKKK from the exons ATGGCTGGGCTCTCAAATTATGCTGTGCGCATGGCGCGTCTCAGCGCGCGGATATTTGGGGACGTTGTGCGTCCCACTGATTCCAAGTCCATGAAGGTAGTACAGCTGTTCAAGGAACCACCTATGGCCCAAAAAAAAGAGGTGTATGACTGGTATCCTCAGCACAAAATCTACTATGCCATGACCCAGAAGCTGAGATACATGGGATTGTTCAG AGATGAACACGAGGACTTCAAAGAAGAGATGCGGCGGCTCAGGAAGCTACGAGGAAAAGGGAAGCCTAGAAAGGGAGAGGGTAAAAGAGCCAcaaagaagaaataa